Proteins from a single region of Amorphus orientalis:
- a CDS encoding cellulase family glycosylhydrolase: MEAPRTTMASVNWTDFDGDTPDYFNPYGLGYPVAPQSSWASGGNADWPAGSGPQSGDILVVGSDDLSTYDPASDILVFGFRDGSDVTEMNAHNYCVLWEEQPDGLFTLHVMPVSIWEAEEPLASISDIDAADLPTLIQSWASTNNHFQDDLVASVYSLDPASTTPDNHITMQTHLAGETTTYDFAAMQAQYGSDIVLNFTTFTGREMKIEYDDAARTMTISHFGDSWGGYNDDWGKTVITNVEPSDLEGLDQLWRRDNAVEDGRLQKERFNAFLDSYDGDGTDGGDPEPDPDLALVVDASKTGMDHVHLHDDADYVRVDVDADDLSAFVDENGYLNLEVGSTGYTATIMMPTAEALADGIGDRIRFADSAARSEVEQVLADAFNDDDGSGEGGETGGETDGGTAPDPTDGELIYAASNADLSYEVRSSWSGGFVADLGFTPDGAVNGWQVAFTLDAEITNVWNGRIVSHEGDRYVVENVGYNGSVAAGQEIGFGFQASGAPAALSEVTLNGSDAVYGGGDGGTDPEPVLPDVSISDITVGEQDGTAAFTVRLSEAADSDVTISFATQAGSATAGSDFVSASGSIVIPAGALEGMVEIDLIDDMDVEDPETFTVEFTGATGATIADGSATATVTSDDVAPPEPPVLSVSGGEVGEGATGGGGSSVFADGPLSTSGNAIIDSAGNEVEIRAVNWFGMETDLSAPHGLWARNWQDMMDQMKEEGFNAIRLPFSGELVATGGSPSGIDFAKNPDLAGLSGMEIMDKIVDYAGDIGLKILLDHHRVTAGDGAQGNGLWYTDEYSEEDWIDHWTQLAERYAGDDTVIGADLHNEPHNGTWGGGGPTDWAAAAEAAGNAIHAVNPDWLIVVEGVAEYQGDNYWWGGNLQGVADRPIDLAQDGKLVYSAHDYPASVYDQPWFHDGSNLADVFSENWGYIHEQGIAPVLIGEFGSRLETDIDREWADAIVQYLNGDYDLDGTSDLQPGESGISWAWWSWNPNSGDTGGILNDDWTTVRQNAIAQLEPLMDDTTGGEGGPATVTFTVSLDQAQDTAVAIAYETVDGTATGGEDFEAASGELVFQPGETEKTVTIAILDDSAVEGDESFSLSVTNPFGDDLLATATILDNDDGSDPDPVDPDPVDPDPSDDGSEALAFDLKVVNDWGSGAQYEIAITNEGDTAIDGWQLGIDLPFEITQIWNGGIVETDGDRYAIANADWNGSIAPGQEVTFGFISDEGNFDLDALLRNADAEFLV, from the coding sequence ATGGAGGCACCACGTACGACCATGGCAAGCGTGAACTGGACTGATTTCGACGGGGATACCCCGGACTATTTCAACCCTTATGGACTGGGCTACCCCGTGGCGCCGCAAAGCAGCTGGGCCTCCGGCGGCAATGCGGACTGGCCGGCAGGGAGCGGTCCGCAGAGCGGTGACATCCTCGTTGTCGGCTCCGATGATCTGAGCACGTACGACCCCGCCTCCGACATTCTGGTTTTCGGGTTCCGCGACGGATCCGACGTCACGGAAATGAACGCCCACAATTACTGCGTCCTCTGGGAGGAACAGCCGGACGGGCTTTTCACGCTGCACGTCATGCCGGTCAGCATCTGGGAAGCCGAGGAGCCCCTCGCGAGCATCTCCGACATCGATGCCGCCGATCTGCCGACGCTGATCCAGAGCTGGGCGTCGACGAACAACCACTTCCAGGACGACCTGGTCGCGTCGGTCTATTCGCTCGACCCGGCAAGCACGACGCCGGACAATCACATCACGATGCAGACGCATCTCGCCGGCGAAACCACGACCTATGACTTCGCTGCGATGCAGGCCCAGTACGGCAGCGACATCGTGCTGAACTTCACGACCTTCACGGGTCGCGAAATGAAGATCGAGTACGACGATGCCGCCCGCACGATGACGATCTCGCACTTCGGCGACAGCTGGGGCGGCTACAACGACGACTGGGGCAAGACGGTCATCACCAATGTCGAACCGTCCGACCTTGAGGGGCTCGATCAGCTCTGGCGGCGCGACAACGCGGTGGAGGACGGCCGGCTTCAGAAGGAGCGGTTCAACGCCTTTCTCGACAGCTATGACGGCGACGGCACCGATGGCGGAGATCCCGAGCCGGACCCGGATCTCGCGCTCGTCGTGGATGCCAGCAAGACCGGAATGGATCACGTCCACCTGCACGATGACGCCGATTACGTCCGCGTGGATGTCGACGCCGATGATCTGAGCGCGTTCGTGGACGAGAACGGCTACCTGAACCTCGAAGTCGGATCGACCGGCTACACGGCCACGATCATGATGCCGACTGCCGAGGCGCTCGCCGACGGGATCGGGGACCGCATCCGGTTCGCCGACAGCGCCGCACGCAGCGAGGTCGAACAGGTTCTCGCCGATGCCTTCAACGACGACGATGGAAGCGGAGAGGGCGGGGAAACCGGCGGCGAGACCGATGGCGGAACCGCTCCGGATCCGACCGACGGTGAGCTGATCTACGCCGCCTCCAACGCCGATCTCTCCTACGAGGTGCGCTCATCCTGGTCCGGCGGTTTCGTGGCGGATCTGGGCTTCACGCCTGATGGAGCCGTCAACGGCTGGCAGGTCGCGTTCACTCTGGACGCGGAGATCACCAACGTCTGGAACGGGCGCATCGTCTCCCACGAAGGCGACCGCTACGTGGTGGAGAATGTCGGCTACAACGGGTCGGTCGCTGCCGGACAGGAGATCGGCTTCGGCTTCCAGGCGTCCGGCGCACCGGCCGCGCTCTCCGAGGTGACCCTGAACGGCTCCGACGCCGTGTATGGCGGCGGCGACGGCGGAACCGACCCCGAACCGGTCCTCCCGGACGTGTCGATCTCCGACATTACCGTCGGAGAGCAAGACGGGACGGCCGCCTTCACCGTTCGGCTGTCGGAAGCCGCAGACAGCGACGTCACGATCAGCTTCGCGACCCAGGCCGGCTCGGCGACGGCAGGCTCGGACTTCGTGTCCGCCAGCGGCAGCATCGTGATCCCCGCAGGGGCTCTCGAAGGCATGGTCGAGATCGATCTCATCGACGACATGGACGTCGAGGACCCGGAGACCTTCACCGTGGAGTTCACTGGCGCCACCGGAGCCACGATCGCGGACGGATCGGCGACTGCGACCGTCACCAGCGACGACGTGGCGCCGCCGGAACCGCCGGTGCTGTCGGTCTCCGGCGGCGAGGTCGGTGAAGGTGCGACCGGCGGCGGCGGATCGTCCGTCTTCGCCGATGGACCGCTGTCCACCAGCGGCAACGCGATCATCGACAGTGCCGGCAACGAGGTCGAGATCCGTGCCGTGAACTGGTTCGGCATGGAGACGGACCTGTCCGCTCCGCACGGCCTGTGGGCCCGCAACTGGCAGGACATGATGGACCAGATGAAGGAGGAGGGCTTCAACGCCATCCGCCTTCCGTTCTCCGGCGAGCTGGTCGCGACCGGCGGCTCGCCGAGCGGCATCGACTTCGCCAAGAACCCGGATCTCGCCGGCCTTTCCGGGATGGAGATCATGGACAAGATCGTCGACTACGCCGGCGACATCGGCCTGAAGATCCTGCTCGACCACCATCGGGTGACGGCCGGTGACGGGGCCCAGGGCAACGGACTCTGGTACACGGACGAGTACAGTGAAGAGGACTGGATCGACCACTGGACCCAGCTCGCCGAGCGCTATGCCGGCGACGACACGGTGATCGGCGCCGACCTGCACAACGAGCCCCACAACGGTACCTGGGGTGGAGGCGGCCCGACGGACTGGGCGGCCGCGGCCGAAGCCGCCGGCAACGCGATCCATGCGGTCAATCCCGACTGGCTGATCGTCGTCGAGGGCGTCGCCGAATATCAGGGCGACAATTACTGGTGGGGCGGCAACCTTCAGGGCGTGGCCGATCGTCCGATCGATCTCGCCCAGGACGGCAAGCTGGTCTACTCCGCGCACGACTATCCGGCGTCCGTCTACGACCAGCCCTGGTTCCACGACGGCTCGAACCTGGCGGACGTCTTCTCCGAGAACTGGGGATACATCCACGAGCAGGGGATCGCCCCGGTGCTGATCGGCGAGTTCGGTTCGCGTCTTGAGACCGATATCGACCGGGAATGGGCCGACGCGATCGTGCAGTATCTGAACGGGGACTACGACCTCGACGGAACGAGCGACCTGCAGCCGGGCGAATCGGGCATCAGCTGGGCCTGGTGGTCCTGGAACCCGAATTCCGGCGACACCGGCGGCATCCTGAACGACGACTGGACCACCGTCCGCCAGAACGCGATCGCTCAGCTCGAACCGCTGATGGACGACACCACGGGAGGCGAGGGCGGACCCGCAACGGTCACCTTCACCGTCTCCCTTGATCAGGCTCAGGACACGGCCGTCGCGATCGCCTACGAGACGGTGGACGGCACGGCCACAGGCGGCGAGGACTTCGAGGCGGCCTCCGGCGAGTTGGTCTTCCAGCCCGGCGAGACGGAGAAGACCGTCACGATTGCGATCCTGGATGACAGCGCCGTCGAGGGTGACGAGAGCTTCTCGCTCTCGGTGACCAATCCGTTCGGAGACGATCTGCTCGCCACGGCGACGATCCTCGACAACGACGACGGGAGCGATCCGGATCCGGTCGACCCGGATCCCGTCGATCCCGACCCGTCCGACGACGGCAGCGAGGCCCTCGCTTTCGATCTCAAGGTCGTCAACGACTGGGGCAGCGGGGCTCAATACGAGATCGCCATCACCAACGAGGGCGATACCGCCATCGACGGATGGCAGCTCGGCATCGATCTTCCGTTCGAGATCACCCAGATCTGGAACGGCGGGATCGTGGAGACCGATGGCGACCGCTACGCGATCGCGAACGCCGACTGGAACGGATCGATCGCCCCGGGGCAGGAGGTCACGTTCGGCTTCATCTCCGACGAGGGCAACTTCGACCTCGACGCGCTTCTGCGCAATGCGGACGCGGAGTTCCTGGTCTGA
- a CDS encoding HlyD family type I secretion periplasmic adaptor subunit, whose amino-acid sequence MSERDGFRKIGGRLRHDLLIGGLVCGFMVVGVGGWAAMAKLGGAVIAPGQVVVSSSVKTVQHKDGGIVGRIFVENGDTVAAGDLLIQLDATSARARRAILDAELIALQSRWARLDAEREDRDALVIPHRLTDRLTEPAVETAIAGERRVLAARLATLAGQLDMLEERKDQFGEEIEGLKAQLDAKELEIELIADELGGLRSLLAQGHVPKTRVMALERNKARLEGERGELVARIAVVKGRIAETEIEALQLKRDAREKALAEIRDVETKIADLSERLVAAEDDLARIDVRAPAAGMVHELAVHTEGGVVGGGEPILQIVPDNDRLVIDVMIPPTDIEQVHLGQPAVVSLNAFDMRETPQLEGTVTRISPDLSRDEHTDATYYSARVSLSTEELDRLKGAELVPGMPAEVFIQTRERTVMTYLLEPLQAQMRRTFRDS is encoded by the coding sequence ATGAGCGAGCGGGACGGATTTCGGAAGATCGGCGGGCGCCTCCGCCACGACCTCCTGATCGGAGGCCTGGTGTGCGGGTTTATGGTCGTCGGTGTGGGCGGCTGGGCCGCCATGGCGAAACTCGGCGGCGCCGTGATCGCGCCGGGACAGGTGGTGGTCTCCAGCAGCGTGAAGACGGTCCAGCACAAGGACGGCGGGATCGTCGGCCGGATCTTCGTGGAGAACGGTGACACGGTTGCCGCCGGCGACCTCCTGATCCAGCTCGACGCCACGTCGGCCAGGGCCCGAAGGGCGATCCTCGACGCCGAACTGATCGCGCTCCAGTCGCGGTGGGCGCGGCTCGATGCGGAACGTGAGGACCGCGACGCCCTGGTGATCCCGCACAGGCTAACCGACCGCCTCACGGAACCGGCTGTCGAAACCGCGATCGCCGGCGAGCGCAGGGTTCTGGCCGCACGGTTGGCGACCCTGGCCGGCCAGCTCGACATGCTGGAAGAGCGCAAGGATCAGTTCGGAGAAGAGATCGAAGGCCTGAAGGCGCAGCTGGACGCCAAGGAGCTGGAGATCGAGCTGATCGCTGACGAACTCGGCGGGCTGCGGTCGCTGCTGGCACAGGGACACGTTCCGAAGACGCGGGTGATGGCGCTCGAGCGCAACAAGGCGCGCCTGGAAGGCGAGCGCGGCGAATTGGTCGCCCGCATCGCCGTGGTCAAGGGCCGGATCGCCGAGACGGAAATCGAGGCCCTGCAGCTGAAGCGGGACGCCCGCGAGAAGGCACTCGCCGAGATCCGGGACGTGGAAACGAAGATCGCCGATCTCAGCGAACGGCTGGTCGCGGCCGAAGACGATCTTGCCCGGATCGACGTCCGCGCGCCCGCGGCCGGCATGGTGCACGAGCTTGCCGTCCACACCGAGGGCGGCGTGGTCGGAGGCGGCGAACCGATTCTCCAGATCGTGCCGGACAACGACCGTCTCGTCATCGACGTGATGATCCCGCCGACCGATATCGAGCAGGTGCATCTCGGGCAGCCGGCCGTCGTCAGCCTCAATGCGTTCGACATGCGCGAGACGCCGCAGCTGGAAGGGACGGTGACCCGTATCTCGCCTGATCTCAGCCGGGACGAGCACACGGACGCCACCTACTACAGCGCGCGCGTGTCGCTTTCGACCGAGGAGCTGGACCGGCTGAAGGGTGCGGAACTGGTGCCGGGAATGCCGGCGGAAGTGTTCATCCAGACCCGGGAGCGGACGGTGATGACCTATCTGCTGGAGCCCTTGCAGGCCCAGATGCGCCGCACGTTCCGTGATTCCTAA
- a CDS encoding type I secretion system permease/ATPase, with translation MAAVAVFSAVVNLLMLAGPLYMLQVYDRVLTSRSVPTLIALSAFVAGIYLFMGVLDAIRGRALVKVGHRISQRAGPAVFLRSLDQSGAGPNEAARPRPLNDLDQIRQFVSGAGLSALFDLPWIPVYLAIVYLIHPLLGIVATIGALVLLAIAAVTNHRARRMTALASAAGAERTAMVEAARRNRDVIAGLSMEDVLSKRFEALDDRFLGASARASQIVGGSTVAIKVFRLGLQSAVLGFGAYLAIQGVLTGGAMIAAAIIMARGLQPVEMVVQNWRGLLSARAAYRNLRAELSDTDKPEPMPLPDPVRDVALERVSVLAPNSRAPILIDASLKLNAGTVLGVIGATGTGKSTLARTMVGAVTPAAGRVLIDAAPLDQWPKAARSRHIGYLPQDVELFDGTIAENISRFSAEPDSRAIIAAAHAAGIHEKILSLPQGYGTVIGEHGIGLSAGQRQRVGLARALYRDPFVVVMDEPNANLDAEGEAALAEAIAGVRRRGGIAVVVAHRPGAVLSADLIAVMDAGRIARIGPREEVLGPAAKRAAAQRPRTAPPEARTGASPAMIRTAVAEGQS, from the coding sequence ATGGCCGCGGTCGCGGTGTTCAGCGCCGTGGTCAACCTGCTGATGCTGGCAGGGCCGCTCTACATGTTGCAGGTCTATGACCGTGTTCTGACCAGCCGCAGCGTGCCGACCCTGATCGCGCTGTCGGCCTTCGTGGCCGGCATCTACCTTTTTATGGGCGTTCTTGACGCCATCCGCGGTCGGGCCCTGGTCAAGGTCGGCCATCGGATCAGCCAGCGGGCGGGTCCGGCGGTTTTCCTGAGATCGCTGGACCAGAGCGGCGCCGGGCCGAACGAAGCCGCCCGGCCGCGCCCCTTGAACGATCTCGACCAGATCCGCCAGTTCGTCAGCGGAGCCGGCCTGTCGGCGCTTTTCGATCTGCCCTGGATCCCGGTCTATCTGGCCATCGTCTACCTCATTCATCCGCTGCTCGGGATCGTGGCCACCATCGGCGCCCTGGTGCTGCTCGCCATCGCCGCCGTGACGAACCATCGCGCGCGCCGTATGACGGCGCTGGCTTCGGCCGCCGGCGCGGAGCGCACGGCGATGGTCGAAGCGGCCCGGCGGAACCGCGACGTCATTGCCGGTCTGTCGATGGAAGACGTGCTTTCGAAGCGGTTCGAAGCTTTGGACGACCGGTTCCTGGGCGCCAGCGCTCGGGCCTCCCAGATCGTCGGCGGATCCACCGTCGCCATCAAGGTCTTCCGGCTCGGGCTTCAGTCCGCCGTCCTAGGGTTCGGCGCCTATCTGGCGATCCAGGGTGTGCTCACCGGTGGCGCCATGATCGCAGCGGCCATCATCATGGCGCGGGGGCTCCAGCCCGTCGAAATGGTCGTCCAGAACTGGCGCGGCCTGCTGTCGGCGCGGGCCGCCTACAGGAACCTGCGCGCCGAACTGTCCGACACCGACAAGCCCGAGCCAATGCCGCTGCCCGATCCGGTCCGCGACGTGGCGCTCGAACGGGTGAGTGTGCTCGCGCCCAACAGCCGCGCACCGATCCTGATCGACGCCTCCCTCAAGCTGAATGCCGGCACCGTGCTCGGCGTGATCGGAGCCACCGGCACCGGCAAGTCGACGCTCGCCCGGACCATGGTAGGCGCGGTCACCCCGGCCGCCGGCCGCGTCCTGATCGACGCCGCTCCCCTGGATCAGTGGCCGAAAGCGGCGCGCAGCCGTCACATCGGCTATCTGCCTCAGGACGTCGAACTCTTCGACGGCACGATCGCGGAGAACATTTCGCGGTTCTCGGCCGAACCGGATTCCAGGGCGATCATCGCGGCCGCGCATGCAGCCGGCATCCACGAAAAGATCCTGTCGCTGCCGCAAGGCTACGGAACCGTGATCGGCGAGCACGGCATTGGCCTGTCGGCCGGACAGCGGCAGCGGGTCGGTCTGGCGCGCGCACTCTACCGCGATCCCTTCGTCGTGGTCATGGACGAGCCGAATGCCAATCTCGACGCGGAAGGCGAGGCGGCGCTGGCCGAGGCGATCGCCGGGGTGCGCCGCAGGGGCGGTATCGCGGTGGTGGTCGCCCACCGGCCGGGCGCGGTCCTCTCGGCCGATCTGATCGCGGTGATGGACGCCGGCCGGATCGCGCGCATCGGGCCGCGCGAGGAGGTGCTCGGACCGGCGGCAAAACGGGCCGCCGCCCAGCGCCCGCGCACCGCACCACCCGAAGCACGAACCGGGGCAAGCCCGGCGATGATCCGGACGGCCGTCGCGGAGGGACAGTCATGA
- a CDS encoding DUF2783 domain-containing protein, which translates to MTKHLVTESRFPNPDAAFQTIVDAHRGLSEEQSADVNTRLVLLLANHIGDLEVLEEAISVAKESGEAE; encoded by the coding sequence ATGACCAAGCACCTGGTGACCGAATCCCGGTTTCCGAACCCCGACGCCGCTTTTCAGACCATCGTCGATGCCCATCGGGGCCTGAGCGAAGAGCAGAGCGCGGACGTCAACACGCGGCTGGTTCTTCTGCTGGCCAATCACATCGGTGATCTGGAGGTTCTGGAGGAGGCGATCTCCGTCGCCAAAGAATCCGGCGAAGCCGAATAA
- a CDS encoding FAD-dependent oxidoreductase produces MAEGGATHGVEKRKGVYQFAYKRSADQDAAGPVRRPVVIVGAGPVGLSLAIDLAEKDVPVVILDDADRIGEGSRAICFAKRTLEIWDRLGVGDKMIDKGVTWKLGKCFHENDLAYQFDLLPEEGHRMPAFINLQQYYVEQYLVERALDLPQIDLRWLNKAVKVAPHADGVVVTIETPDGPYEIDAEWLLACDGAKSPIRDMLGEGFKGHVFEDRFLIADVKMAADFPAERWFWFDPPFHPGQSALLHKQPDDVWRIDLQLGWDADPEKEKQPERVVPRIEQMLGHSNFDLEWVSVYTFQCRRIDNFVHGRIVFAGDAAHQVSPFGARGANSGVQDAENLAWKLALVLKGEAPESLIETYNLERSAAADENIGHSTRSTDFIAPRSAFERRLRNAVLDLARTAPFARVMVNSGRLSMPSVYDTELSTEDQDVFAGSARLGGPLPDCPMQTADHRDTHLLNELGDGFTVLYARDGGRPNSVEGATLKVIGDDLLDSEGLFKRRLDATPGSTYVVRPDQHLAARFRTFDAGKVKHAIDRACGRA; encoded by the coding sequence ATGGCCGAAGGTGGTGCCACGCACGGCGTCGAAAAACGCAAGGGGGTCTATCAGTTCGCGTATAAACGCTCTGCCGACCAGGACGCCGCCGGGCCGGTGCGGCGACCGGTGGTCATCGTGGGGGCGGGACCGGTCGGGCTGAGCCTCGCCATCGATCTCGCCGAGAAAGACGTGCCGGTCGTTATCCTCGACGATGCGGACCGGATCGGCGAGGGGTCGCGGGCGATCTGTTTCGCCAAGCGCACGCTGGAGATCTGGGACCGGCTCGGCGTCGGCGACAAGATGATCGACAAGGGAGTCACGTGGAAGCTCGGCAAGTGCTTCCACGAGAACGACCTGGCCTATCAGTTCGACCTTCTGCCGGAGGAGGGGCATCGCATGCCCGCCTTCATCAACCTGCAGCAGTACTATGTCGAACAGTACCTGGTCGAACGGGCGCTGGATCTGCCGCAGATCGACCTGCGCTGGCTGAACAAGGCGGTGAAGGTGGCGCCGCACGCCGACGGCGTCGTGGTCACCATCGAAACGCCGGACGGTCCGTATGAAATCGATGCGGAATGGCTGCTGGCCTGCGACGGGGCGAAATCGCCGATCCGCGACATGCTCGGCGAGGGTTTCAAGGGCCATGTCTTCGAAGACCGGTTCCTGATCGCCGACGTGAAGATGGCGGCCGACTTCCCGGCCGAGCGCTGGTTCTGGTTCGATCCGCCGTTCCATCCCGGCCAGTCGGCGCTGTTGCACAAGCAGCCGGACGACGTCTGGCGCATCGACCTGCAGCTCGGCTGGGACGCGGATCCCGAGAAGGAGAAGCAGCCGGAGCGCGTGGTCCCGCGCATCGAGCAGATGCTCGGTCACAGCAACTTCGATCTGGAGTGGGTGTCGGTCTACACGTTCCAGTGTCGGCGCATCGACAACTTCGTTCACGGGAGGATCGTGTTCGCCGGCGATGCCGCCCATCAGGTGTCGCCGTTCGGTGCCCGGGGGGCCAACTCCGGTGTTCAGGACGCCGAAAATCTGGCGTGGAAGCTCGCCCTGGTGTTGAAGGGAGAGGCGCCGGAAAGCCTGATCGAGACCTACAATCTGGAGCGCTCTGCCGCCGCCGACGAGAACATCGGCCACTCGACCCGGTCGACGGACTTCATCGCGCCGCGCTCGGCGTTCGAGCGGCGCCTGCGCAACGCCGTCCTGGATCTCGCCCGAACGGCCCCGTTCGCCCGCGTCATGGTGAATTCGGGCCGGCTGTCCATGCCCTCGGTGTACGACACGGAACTCTCGACCGAGGACCAAGACGTCTTTGCCGGATCCGCCCGCCTGGGAGGGCCGCTTCCGGACTGTCCCATGCAGACCGCCGACCACAGGGACACCCATCTCCTCAACGAACTCGGCGACGGGTTCACCGTCCTTTACGCCCGGGACGGCGGTCGGCCGAACTCAGTCGAAGGCGCGACCCTCAAGGTGATCGGAGACGATCTTCTGGACAGTGAAGGCCTGTTCAAGCGGCGCCTGGATGCCACCCCCGGCAGCACCTACGTCGTTCGGCCGGATCAGCATCTCGCCGCCCGGTTCCGGACTTTCGACGCCGGCAAGGTGAAACACGCGATCGACCGTGCGTGCGGACGCGCATAG
- a CDS encoding MBL fold metallo-hydrolase has protein sequence MAKQFASTGDMGEKTVSFSEVGRDLYAFTAEGDPNTGVIIGDDSVMIFDAQATPRLANMVIEKVRSVTDKPIRYVTLSHYHAVRVLGASAYNADEIIASDVCRAMVTERGQEDWDSEFGRFPRLFEGHESIPGLTWPTMTFETSMTVYLGNRRVDLIHLGRAHTAGDIVAWVPDAGVMFTGDIVEYKSACYCGDGHFSDWGGTLEAVRSFAPAAIAPGRGDALVGEAKVEEALDLTGDFLESTYRPVAQVAARGGTLKEAWDACRAVCDPKFTDYAIYEHCLPFNVARAYDEARGIDTPRVWTAERDRQVWEALQGQ, from the coding sequence ATGGCCAAGCAATTCGCCTCCACGGGCGACATGGGCGAAAAGACCGTATCGTTCTCCGAAGTCGGCCGTGACCTCTACGCCTTCACCGCCGAAGGGGATCCGAACACCGGCGTGATCATCGGCGATGACAGCGTGATGATCTTTGACGCCCAGGCGACGCCGCGGCTCGCCAATATGGTGATCGAGAAGGTGCGGTCGGTCACCGACAAGCCGATCCGCTACGTCACGCTCAGCCACTACCACGCCGTGCGCGTTCTCGGGGCGTCGGCCTACAACGCCGACGAGATCATCGCGTCGGATGTCTGCCGGGCGATGGTCACCGAGCGCGGCCAGGAGGACTGGGATTCGGAGTTCGGCCGATTCCCGCGCCTGTTCGAGGGTCACGAATCGATCCCCGGGCTGACCTGGCCGACGATGACCTTCGAGACGTCGATGACCGTCTACCTCGGCAACCGCCGGGTCGATCTGATCCATCTCGGCCGCGCCCACACCGCCGGCGACATCGTCGCCTGGGTACCGGATGCGGGCGTAATGTTCACCGGCGACATCGTCGAATACAAATCGGCCTGCTACTGCGGCGACGGTCATTTTTCCGACTGGGGCGGCACGCTCGAAGCCGTCCGCTCGTTCGCGCCGGCGGCGATCGCACCCGGCCGTGGCGACGCACTGGTCGGCGAAGCCAAGGTCGAGGAAGCGCTCGATCTGACGGGCGACTTCCTGGAGTCGACTTACCGCCCTGTGGCGCAGGTGGCCGCGCGTGGCGGCACTCTGAAGGAAGCGTGGGACGCCTGCCGCGCGGTCTGTGACCCGAAATTCACCGACTACGCGATCTACGAACATTGCCTGCCGTTCAACGTGGCGCGCGCCTACGACGAAGCGCGCGGCATCGACACGCCGCGGGTCTGGACGGCGGAACGGGATCGGCAGGTCTGGGAGGCGCTGCAGGGACAATAA
- a CDS encoding fumarylacetoacetate hydrolase family protein, with translation MKLATLKDGSRDGRLHVVSRDLTEKTDASHIAPTLQAALDDWAAVAPKLEALAESLASGAVPTERFHEHDALSPLPRAFQWADGSAYVNHVELVRKARGAEMPDTFWTDPLMYQGGSDSFLAPRDPIRLADEAWGIDFEAEIAVIVDDVPMGVTPDEAANHIKLLMLVNDVSLRGLIPAELGKGFGFFQSKPSSAFSPVAITPEELGDAWKDGKVHLPLNVDYNGKAFGRANAGIDMTFDFPTLVAHAAKTRPLCAGSIVGSGTVSNKLDGGPGKTVEAGGVGYSCLAEIRTVETIDTGSAKTPFMSFGDTVRIEMLDSTHHSIFGAIEQKLEKYDG, from the coding sequence ATGAAGCTCGCCACCTTGAAGGACGGGAGCCGCGACGGCCGGCTCCATGTGGTCTCGCGGGACCTGACCGAAAAAACCGACGCCTCCCACATCGCACCGACGCTGCAGGCGGCGCTCGACGACTGGGCCGCCGTGGCACCGAAGCTCGAGGCGCTCGCCGAGAGCCTGGCCAGCGGCGCGGTCCCGACCGAGCGCTTCCACGAGCACGATGCGCTCAGCCCGCTTCCGCGCGCGTTCCAGTGGGCGGACGGGTCGGCCTACGTCAATCACGTGGAGCTGGTGCGCAAGGCACGCGGCGCGGAGATGCCGGACACGTTCTGGACCGATCCGCTGATGTATCAGGGCGGTTCGGATTCATTCCTGGCGCCGCGCGATCCGATCCGGCTGGCCGACGAGGCCTGGGGGATCGATTTCGAGGCCGAGATCGCCGTGATCGTCGACGATGTTCCGATGGGCGTCACGCCCGACGAGGCGGCAAACCACATCAAGCTGCTGATGCTGGTCAACGACGTTTCCCTGCGCGGGCTGATCCCGGCGGAACTCGGCAAGGGCTTCGGCTTCTTCCAGTCGAAGCCGTCGTCGGCCTTCTCGCCGGTCGCCATCACGCCGGAGGAGCTGGGCGACGCCTGGAAGGACGGCAAGGTCCATCTTCCGCTGAACGTCGACTACAACGGCAAGGCCTTCGGCCGCGCGAACGCCGGCATCGACATGACGTTCGACTTCCCGACGCTGGTTGCCCACGCGGCAAAGACCCGGCCGCTCTGCGCGGGATCGATCGTCGGCTCCGGCACGGTATCCAACAAGCTGGATGGCGGTCCGGGCAAGACCGTTGAGGCCGGCGGCGTCGGCTATTCGTGCCTGGCCGAGATCCGGACGGTGGAGACCATCGACACAGGCTCGGCGAAGACGCCCTTCATGAGCTTCGGGGATACCGTGCGCATCGAAATGCTCGATAGCACGCATCACTCGATCTTCGGGGCCATCGAGCAGAAGCTCGAGAAATACGATGGCTAG